AACGAGGGTGGGCAGGTTCTTCGGCAGGTGCGTGGTGCTGGCGCCGGAGCCGTAGAGCACGATGGTGTTATCGAGCACGGTGCCACGGTTATCCTGATAGCCCTGCAGGCGTTTGAAGAAATGCACGAGTTGCTCGGTGAGAAATTGGTCGTACTTGGCAAACTGCAACTGGCCATCCTTATCCTGCGCGTGCGACAGGCTGTGGTGGGTGCGCTTGATGCCGAGCTTGATGGGAAACGTGTCGCTGATGCCCATGCCATCTTCGCGATTGAGCATGAAGGCGATGCTGCGGGTGATGTCCGCATCGAACGCCAGCGCGATGAGGTCGAACATCGTGCGATAGTAATCGGCGGGATCCCCCTCGGAATTGGCGTCGAGCTTGAGGTGCGTGTGGTCCTGTTTCTTGAGCGGGATATCGATCCATTTCTCGGACGCAACCAGGCGCTCCTCCACTTCGTTGAGCGAGGTGAGGTACTGATCCATCTTCTCGCGGTCGGATTTGCCGAGCTTTTGGTTGAGCGACTTGGCCTGCTCCAGCACGGCATCAACAAGCTTGATACGGCGCTTGAGATTCTTGCGCTGGCTTTCCAGCGAGGCGCGGTCCGCGCGGAAGAGACGATTAAAAATCTGGCGCGGATTGTTCTCCGCAGGAATCGGCTTGCCGGTGAGGCTGTAGGAAATGGTGCCCGTGCGCGACAGGAACCCGACGCCCGCATCGACGGACATCACCAGTGACGGTTGCCGGCAAAACTGTTTGGTGTGCTTGGCCACCACTTGATCGAGCGCCACGCTGTTGTACACCTCGCGCCTGGGATCCTGCAATGGCGCGCCGGTAAGCCACATGTCCGAGCACACGTGCGGATCGGATTTCGGGCCGTTCGGGTGATACAGTCCGCCCATGAAACTCAGCTGCTTGCGGAACGGCGCGAACGCCTCGGTTGATTTGCCGAACACAAACTGGCCGTCCTTTTCCGCGCGCGGAAACCAGCTCCACTCATCGATGCCGTGCTTGGCGTGCGGCAGTGACATGCCGTTGGCCGTGTACAACGCGCAGAACCGCCGTGGCGTGGCCTCGGCCACCTCTTTGCCCATCGCCTCCAACACCGGCAACACCAGCGTAGCCCCCGCCGCCCCCTTCAGGAACGCGCGTCGATCGAGTTGAAATGATTGGCTCATGATTTCAAAAAAAGTTCGGTCAGGAAAACGTCTTCCCGCATCCGTTTAGACGCAAATTAAGGCCCGTTTCTTCGAGAAACACAAGCCCGATGTCGGTGAGATGATGTCAACCGCACCCCGTTAGCCTTGGATACGGGTGCGCGACTTGTCGTGAAAGATTTGGAGCCTCGACGTGATTGGTCATTAGCATGGATTGCTACCAACTGAGTTCCTTTAGTTCCTCTTTAGTTACTGCCCTTCCCGAGCCGTCAACAAATGCTACCGCGATATATTTCAAATTGTGCTTCTCCATGTATTTTAATGCATCCTCAAGGCCACCCGCCCCATTCCAACCCAGTTCGCATTCAAAAAATCATCACCCGCTTCACCGTCATATCTTTAAGGGAGATGCCATCCAGTTTTTTGTTCAATAAGTAAGGATTGAGCCTTGACTGTGGCCACATTAGTGCTACATATGAGCCATGCCCAAGACGGCAACAATTCGAGCCCGAGTGCAGCCGGAGGTGAAGGCTGAGGCTGAGGAGATTTTGAATGAACTAGGGATGACGACTTCCGAGTCGATCCAGTTGCTCTTCAATCAGATCCGGTTGCGCGGCGAATTCCCGCTCGAA
This sequence is a window from Limisphaerales bacterium. Protein-coding genes within it:
- a CDS encoding DUF1552 domain-containing protein; this encodes MSQSFQLDRRAFLKGAAGATLVLPVLEAMGKEVAEATPRRFCALYTANGMSLPHAKHGIDEWSWFPRAEKDGQFVFGKSTEAFAPFRKQLSFMGGLYHPNGPKSDPHVCSDMWLTGAPLQDPRREVYNSVALDQVVAKHTKQFCRQPSLVMSVDAGVGFLSRTGTISYSLTGKPIPAENNPRQIFNRLFRADRASLESQRKNLKRRIKLVDAVLEQAKSLNQKLGKSDREKMDQYLTSLNEVEERLVASEKWIDIPLKKQDHTHLKLDANSEGDPADYYRTMFDLIALAFDADITRSIAFMLNREDGMGISDTFPIKLGIKRTHHSLSHAQDKDGQLQFAKYDQFLTEQLVHFFKRLQGYQDNRGTVLDNTIVLYGSGASTTHLPKNLPTLVAGGANLGLKHGQYWRNGDTQMSDVFLSILHSMGIEEERFAD
- a CDS encoding type II toxin-antitoxin system RelB/DinJ family antitoxin: MPKTATIRARVQPEVKAEAEEILNELGMTTSESIQLLFNQIRLRGEFPLELKVPNKATRAAMDEDRTKLPSFDSVDDLMADLNS